Below is a window of Phoenix dactylifera cultivar Barhee BC4 chromosome 7, palm_55x_up_171113_PBpolish2nd_filt_p, whole genome shotgun sequence DNA.
TGTCAGAAAGTTGTTTTaattttaatgaaatttttcTAATAACAAAATGCCCACCAACAAATCTCCTGATTGCatcttatatcatatcatatcataatatattattatactataaacataacataatataatataataataaattaacaatatattatgttgtattatattatattattatattaaaataatataatatattacattattgTAGTAAAGCATaactataatataacatattcttatattttattataatataatatttcaaAGTCAGCATCAAGAATCAGAGGGCTTTGCATCATGACAAAAAATTGTTGGGGCTTGTAAATGCGGAAGCAGTCAGTCATTTGGTAATACATCAGCTGGTGCCAATTGTTAAAACCTTGATCACATCGTAAATAAATGCTGAATTAAGGAGTGCATATTAGCAGTCAGCATACAAAAATGGAGAAAAATTGATAGTGGAAGTAAAAAAGATGCAGCACAGATTAGTGAATGATGATGAATGCGAGTTTTCCTGGGTTGATTCTCTTTCATGCAATTCACAGGAAATATCCACCATGCACAAAAGTAATGGAGTGAAACTACTATCTTCTCTATACCTCCATCTCAATAATGTGGGTTATCATTGTCTCTGCAGGCTGAAGGCCCTCTCGTAAGAAATTCCCAATTACCTCATCCATGCACTTTCGAAGGACAGGAAACCGCTGAAGCTCGCTAGCTAAGCAATGATGACTCATCTACAACAAAATTGAAGAAGCCAAAACAACATAATTCAATaccaaatttaaaattattagattttttttattatagtcTAGATGTGGAATAAGTCTATACCTTAATCAAttcatcataaataaattttgcACATTGAAGGCTTGGATCTAACAAACGACCTATTTGCCTTCGTACAAGAACCTCAAATGGCACCTAAATACTCCAGAAAAAGGAACACCATAAGCATTCAAACAAGAGCACAAAAACTGAATGTAAAGTTTAACTTTCTTCATATCCAACAAGCATGACATCAATTGACAACTATCACCTCTGGTACAAACAAAGCACTTTTAGGACCAGTTGCATTTTGAATAGCCATGCGGATGTCTTCATCTGTTATGTCTTCACAAGGATCAACTTCCTACAAAAGAAACCAGCGATTCACAAATGGTATTTAACATAAAGGAAGAAAATTCGAAAGTGAAACAATCAAGACAAAAGCACATTTATATAagaatccaaaaaatattatctGTTAACTGCTCCAAGGGAAAGGCACTTTCAACATAGTAAAAAACaactctaaaaataaaaattaatggaAGTTCAAAATATATCCAGCAGACAATATTTCAAACTCAGCATGTACAAGTAGTTATGTGAACCTCCAAACTCTTCACAAAGATGGACTGGAAAATATAGTGTATTCGTGCTCCACCAGAAAGTTCAGCTGTAGATAATTCCTCATTTTTCCCTTCCAACATTGACGAAAAAGCTGCAAAAAACAAATAATTACAAGTTGCAAGAATGTAAGTAACATATAAAAGACACAATAGTGGAAGTACAATAAATTCAAGCCTTATCAAGTAGACCACcccacttttttatttttcttttccttcagtGCAAGTTTGCACCAATGGATTCATTGTACATCAAATTTGCAAGATAATTGAAGATTCACATACAAGTTTCACAATCACGTCAACTGGAAAATTTAAAGAACATCCAAGTCAAGTGAATAGTGAAAAACAGCACGATCTTGTGATTGCAATAAGAAGGCAGAACATTCATGAGGAAATCAGCAAAATCTACTATTACCTTCACAATATTTTGTAAGAATGTTCAAGAGTTTGACTCCCTGACCAGCCTGCAGTAAAAATCATGCAGAAAATAAACAACAATATGATTAAGAACACAATATCAAAGCATTACTGCAAATGCATACAAGCACCATTGAGAGATGAAGCAGGTGATTGCAAAAGTTGACAGAAGCAGGTTGACTTAAAAGTTTGCACTTGGTGAGAAAATAAAGGAATATGCAAAATTACAATATAGTACAATACATTATTGAAAATAGTaggtttttaaaacaaaaacatGTTGATGCGCAAGTGAGAGTATTCTTGGCAAATGGTGTTAAGCATTTTTGCCTATGAAAAAAAGGCATGGTTTGCCACACCgaccataccataccatattGGTACAGTAGCGCTATGGTACCAAGGTTTGGTTCGGTATATGAGGCGAACAGGTCCAAATTGAGCGGAATCTTCCCATAATGCCAAGTACCAACCCAGTTTTGGATGGTACCATGGCTGAGAGGGAGAATTGTACTGATAATAACTGGTACAATTCTCATGACTAATTCTGTGATCCTTGATTAAAGGCATGCCAAACAAATGAAATCAACTATTGACATCTTCTGTTATCTGCAGAAAATTGTTGTTGAAATCACTATTCTTTACATTGTTTAGGTCAATATTTTAGCTTGTTTACTCCTTTACATATGCAAGGAATTAACTCTCTCTCATGGTGCATTAGCGGATTTTTGGACATGCCGAAAGTTGATATTCAGATGAGTTATTTATCTCTTGTCTATATGACAAAAATGTCAGCATTCTGCAATTGTGGGAATGAGTGTTGATATTCAAGCAACATCTTGGGCATTCTTGGAATATATGGATTGATAGCTAAGAATTTATTCTGTTCAAAGCATAATCTTCTTAGACCACCAACCataacaaaatggatatttacaGTGACAAAAGGGTAAGAACTAGATGATCTCAAAAATGGAGCATCTATTGAAGACACTAAAGAACAGCATTGATGAACCAGAGCTACAAAACTTCACATTCATCATAGGACTCCATTTGCCGGAAGATAATTTCACCCAAATCAGTTCATAGAAGTCACAGTCACTGGTTCTAGTCTTCAGTtagtaaattttgtattttttaatACATCAGGTCTTTAGTCAATTCTTTCAACTGTCTTAAGATTAAAAGATCTTAAGAGTAATTGCAGGGTTGGATGAGGCAACAATATGGGAATACTTGCTTAAATTGTCACATCAGCCTTGTTTTGTTTGTTGGGGTCACCTTAcatagagagaaagaaagaggggtaAGGCGTCCATACCTGCacccctcctttttctctcaAAGAGGCTGACCACTTGTTTAAGGTATTTTAGAGTTTGTCAACATAATTGTTTTAGGATTTCTTTAAAGGGGATCTAAGATATCTAACGAGCATCAATGAAGGTTGCATAACAAGCATCTTCATCCAGTCCCCCATGATTTCTAGTCAGTAGTTGTAGAATATGATAAAACACACACTAGGAGACATTGATAAAGCGTATGCCTAAACCTTCCCAAAGAAACAAATGAAAGCAATTCTCATTTTTCAGAAGCTGGGGCAAAATGGTAAATTTCAACCAGGGCATTACTTTGAGGGTCAAACCTTTCATAAAAATGTATACCTTTGCTATCCCATTCTGGCAAGTGCATCAATCAATATCATTATATAATTTAGGGACATGACTAAATAAAAGCATTGTACTGTGTTCACCATCAAGATTTTCGATCTTTAAATATTCTACGGGCATTTGACTATATAAAAAGTATCATGAGTATGCGTCATAGTAACATATACCTTTGATTCTGCAACATCACCGTAAGCAGCATGCTCCTTTGCTACAGCCACCAATTGAGTATTTATGCGAGATTTCAATGCTGGAAGGACAACCTTGATATGTTGTACTAAAATCTGCAGAAAATCACAAGTGTCATCAGGAATTACCTATGAATGATTAACCAAACTAAGTTAATGATGTAAGACCAGAATTTGTTTTTAAGGAGTTAAGAAGGATAACAAAAATTTTGGAGAAGAAATGCCAAAAAGATGGGAAAAGCCTTGCTGGTCATGGCCAATAAGAAGAACTTAAGTTCGTAGCAATAATAGTCATTTAGTTTAAGGCTGAATGATCAAGGTCATCTGCAATAGTGACCTGATTCAGTTTCTTGGCTAACTGAGGAATCCCGCAGCAATGAGAGAGACCATGATATACCTACAAACAGCACAAGGACATCATGTATGCTTGCAAAGATATGAtaattaagagaaaaaaaaagcacagAATGTTTCTGGGAAAAAATACAGGTTGATTGCGGAAGAAGTTCTCTTCAAAGGCCAATGCATCTTTGATACTGCGGTTGACGTTAATGTCCTGCATCATTGAGCAATTAATAAATTAGAGAATGACATATAAATGAATGTGCACATATATAAATTGACTAGATGGGAGCtttttttcaacaaaaaaaaaagggttgctGATCAACTTATCACGTCTGGTTACTATAGGTGTCAAAAAAATCCAGTAACATGATTTGTCCTGTGTCTAATTAACATAAGTACTTATATACGCATTATTGTATTTCCAGACTTCTTTGGGCATCTTCAAAAAACATTATGCAACTCAATATAAGGGAAAAGCTTAGATGCCCAAAGATCTTTCCATCTAGGATAAAAACTATTTaggtttaaaattataaatggaTAACTAGGATTGATTTTGAATTCCTTTTGTTCGTCTCAACAAAAATTTAGGCACATAAAAGTTCTTTCCAATTAAATGAAGAAAATGAATGCATTTTAGAACACAGATCACTTGTGAGAACATTAATGGCAGTTAACCCCAAGAAAACATTGTTGGCAAATGAGGCATAGTAAATAATCAAAATCCATATTTGCAGTTGAACAATTTTTAAGCATCTGAGTCTCAAGTTACAAATCATCTTCAAATGATTATATGCTTACTAGCCAAGTTGCATTGTTTCACTTGTTTTTATTCCTTCCAAGAATAGTACATGATAAATAGCAGTACATGATAAATAGCAGGGAAAAACTGTTCATACATAATTATGAATGTTTGCAGAAATTTACTGAGAAAATACAACAGAAGATTAGTCGTTTTAGGTTTTTTTAATGGAAATAAAGGACATACCTGTTGACTACGGTTCACCACTCCCACATAACCAAGTCTGAGTGGGATCACATTTCCCAGTAAAAAGTTACGGGCATCAGTACCTCTATCCATTATATCCAACTGAAAAACACAAAGCAAAAGTTATAGTGTCTCATTCAAGATTAGTTAGGACAATCTTTGAATGTACAACTATAAAAACCAAACAAATAAGACCTTTGTGATGACACCAATAGTCCGAGAACCTGTactcacccaaaaaaaaagaagcagcagTTATTCCACTATTTTATCACAGCTGctatattatttattgattacatggttaaagtccaaacttgatATTTAAATTACCAAAAAGCTAAATGCTTTCTTGGAAAAAACTTACCATCTGGATCAGCAATTCTAGACATCTGAAGTGCAtcagaatttgctaagtctgcATTTGCTGGTGAAACTGCTAATATTATGCAAGTCTTATGTTTGATATATGATAAGATCATTGTTCTAATTCTTGCCTCAATGTCACTGGGTTGATCGCCAACTGGTACTTTAGTTATTCCAGGTAAATCCACCAAAGTAATATTTAGTACATTGGGAGAAAAAATTTTCAAACGAATTTGTTTGTCAGAAACTCCCTTGTTCCCTCCTGCCTCCCTGTCTGTTTCAGCCTACAATTGGAGTATGTCCACGGGTTAGTACAAAATAGACATAGCTCCCATGATGAATTTTTAGAGAATACCCAATTAACAATGATTATAACGATGCAACTGCAGTATCATTTATCTGCTAGTGAATTTTAAGTActaaaagaattaggagtacTGTTCAAATAAAGGATAACTAATGCCATAAAAGGCTACAGTTTATAGAAATCAACAGCTTGAGGTAGATTCTAAAGCTTAAAATTAGTCAAAACGCTTGAGAGAATCATTTTTTGCATAATTGAAGACAACATCTTATAGCTAGACAAGAAAGAAGTTAACTAAGATAAACATAGAGTTTACCATCAAAACTACTAATTCAACAGAATTTAACAAAAGTACTCATATATGAGAAACAATATTTTTCAGGTGAAACAAAATCCATATCAGGGGCTGCTAAATCTGCATTTTATCCCATGATGTTGCAAATAGCTCTCTCTACCTTGTGATGCTTGGAAGATTTTTAAGATATACAAAAAATTACTGAAGAAGACAAATTGCCTTCACGTACATCTGGATTCAATCTAGTGATGCTTCTGTTTGAGCAATTAAACATGGTGTAGATAAAGGAACTTGCTAGTAAAACCAAAAACAACAACTGTATCTTTCATTCACATAAATATCCTACAGAAAGTATGGGTAATCTTATGTAGCTTCTTGCTACATCAAGGAACATAGTTCTATGGTTCACTGGAAAATCAACTTTTCATCCATAGTTTACAACTGCTTACAAAAAAATAAACTGAAAAATCGAGAAAAACTGCTCCTAGGTCCTAACAAGATCCATGCCTATGGCATTCCGTATACTTTAAAACCCCTATCCACTAAAATCTCTCCCATAATCACCAGAACAGGCAAACATACTCAAATTCAGAGAACAAGCTATTATACCCTTAAATATTCTTCCAATCAGTAAGACAACCACTCTTAAGAAGAGGGGGAAAATCTATCAATCCAAGAACCCTAAAACAAAGAAGCGTTAAACCCTAATCACCTGAACCTCGCGCCGGATTTCGGAGAAGTCGTAGAACCTCTTCCCAGGCAAGTGGAGGAACTCCCCCCACTCGTCCATTCCCTCCCCCGCATCCTGCCGCCGTGGGAAGTGCACCAGCTGGAGAACGAGCGGTCTCCTGGTACAAATATCGGAGCCCCGGGGAAGAAAATCCCGGCCGACGAGCGCCTCCAGCACGCTCGACTTGCCGCTGCTCTGGCTTCCGACCACCGCCACCTGCGGCAAATCGATGGTGGAGGAGCTCCCAAGCTGGGCGAAGATATCCTGGAGCTTGTTCACGATCGGGATCACCGAGCTCCCGATCGCCCCCGCTGCTGCCGCCGCTGCTGCCGCCGCCGGCGATGGGGCTGCCGCCGCCACTGCATCCTCTGCCATCTGATCCGCCTCCGAACAACGATATCGAGGGTTCAGAGCGGATCAAAGGAGGGTTTCTTCGCAAAAACCCTATTAGGGTTTCGGATACGCAAGGGAGGGTCGAGAGGAGAGCAGCGACGAGGGCGGAGAGATGGGGAGGTGGAGAAATTTCAGAATACGGCTCCGGATCTTTAATTAGTGGTTGAATGACGAAAACAGACTCAATATCTCGAGTTATTTACGATAGTGATAGGCTTagaagagggggagagggagggtagGATATGGGAATTGGATTTCCTAAACGGAGGATCTCGTCGTGCACAGTACGGAGACGAGAATTTGCGGACTCCGGGGCGTAATATTTGCAGAGAAGTTTGTATACGAGTAAATAACATCCGTTCGAATCTGGCTACGTCCGTGTGGGCGGACGAGATGGATTTCTGTGGATGGTTCGGACGGCCAATATTGTTTCCGCACAGGGACTATATACGCGTGCTTGGAATATGAGGTTGTGGTGGACTTGTCCCTCAAGAATTGGACCCGGTTCAGTTGGGCGCCCGGGAGAGGTCGAGGGCTCTAGGGTCGGCAGTGAGGCGATCCTAAAGGGACCCACACCTGGACTCTCTTTGACGATACCATGGAGACAACGGTGGGACCCACAAGAAAAGGAACAGGGGAGATCCAGGGGTTTGGTTCCAAGCACCGTTCAGCGCCACAAGTTGCGGGACCGTGTAGTGAGATTGGTCGGTTGGTGTTGGTCTCCAAATAGTCCAAGGAGGGTGAGCTGTGATCGGGGAAGTGTTTGTTAAGAGTTCTGAGTATGGCTAGCCTTAAACTGGAAATTGGATCCAAGTCAAATTCTTCCAATTCCAAGCTTAAGCCTCATAGGTCAGGCTAAGGTGATAATTTTTGATTTCAAAGCATCTATTTACCacattgttttatttgttatcaaaaaaaaaaaaaagcttactATTGATTTAACAAATAGGGAAGATTTAGTTCTTAAGAATCTTTATTTGCGCAAGTGTAACATCTCCATTTGGAAGAGATCTAGGGTTCAAGTTCTAATAATAACAACACtactatatcttttttttaaaaaaaaatctctatttATGTGGTCTTGTTGTCACTCTGAGGGCAGAAAATAAGAGTGTATTGATCATATGGGAAGGAAATGGGCATTGTTTCGCATGTTTGATGAGAATTACTAACAAAACTACATTTATTtggtataataataaatttttcttCATCCTTTTTGTTTTCTATAAGCAAGTATTTCAAATTTTTCTATGCACCATTAGTCTGGATCCAACATTCCAAATTTATAAACATCTTGAtttgcttttaatattttttctatttatctAATGGAAAAGTTTTCCTTCTTCCCACCAAGAAGTCGATTAGTATTGAAGATCGCCTAGTTATATTAAATCTTCTATTTCTTCCTTCATCAAAAAAGTAAAAACCACATCTTTCTCTAATGAAGATTCCTCTTCTTGGGGCTTGTATATATTCGTCAAGAATTTTATACGTCTAGATGAAAAATTGTCTCATTTATTTCTTCGTCCAACCACCCGCATAACTTATAATTCTTTGTATGACTCGTTTTTGGACACTATTAGCATAACGACGATTATCATAGTATTTGTTGtatctagaggaaatgtaggtAAAGGGCAATGTTTTGAAAATCGAATTAGAAGGCAACTCGGTACCCTGGCTGGTTCACCAATTTGCTGATTGGACCAGTTCGACTGACCGGTCGGGACCGATGACGTTAACTTGACAACATGCtaatatcataaatatttttttttattttcaaaaattatgaaaaatatgaagaaaagaagaaaaaaaactccaagctcccctcctccgcctcatctcctcctccaacttCGCCTCCACCCTCTCTTCCCTCGACGTTGATTCCATCATCCACCACTTGCACTCCCATTACCCCAACTATGCCCACATCCATACAGCCTTGACTCTCTCTATCACCACCTCACCGTTGTAGTCGGATCCTCCTCGTCCTCTAACAATGATGATGACAATGATAATGGTGGTAGTGATTCACCCTCCTCCCTCAAGAGGCCCAACCAAGTTGACCTCTCCGAGCAACGGCTACTCTACGCAGAATCAGACTACCTTTGCCACCGCTAGCTCTAATGGCGGGACCCTTTTGAATCCTCCGACGACTCCACCTTTAAGGCCAAGATGGATCTAGAGTTCGACTTGACAAAGTCACTGCATCACAAGAGCTACGACAAGCGAGCGAAGTTGAGAGGTGCAGAGGAGGACAATATGGAGATTTAGATGGCTGAATTGGTTGATgggtgtggggggggggggagggggggataGTATGATTGAGACACAGAAGGCGAGGAGTGGAGGAGGTGAGGTAGAGAATGGGGAGGAAGGGAGACAAAGACCGAGGTTATAGGATCTCAATGGGATAAAGGTGGTTTACTATATTTGGACAACTCGGTCCAAACCAACCAGTTCAACTGGTCCATCAGGTTCAGCCATTTTTGGCTAATTTTTTTCTACCTCCAAATTTTAAAACAACCTAGACTGTACCCTTGTTCAATCCTTGGTCGAACTGGTCGGTCCAGTCCAAGTTTCAAAATATTGCAAAAAGGCCACTTCTCAAGCCCTCATCCTAGGGGTTGGggcttcaaattttttttgagacacctatacatgtatatattttGTCTGTCTCAGATTTTTTGTGAACttactattattttttaagGCTTTTGAATGCTTTTGAGATTGAGAACTTTGTAATTGGGGTTTTCTCCTCTTTGTACTTTCTTCATCACTAATGAAGCTTTTTTCTCTCCACCATGACCATAAGCAATAGGCCACACTACATAAA
It encodes the following:
- the LOC103710572 gene encoding dynamin-related protein 3A-like is translated as MAEDAVAAAAPSPAAAAAAAAAGAIGSSVIPIVNKLQDIFAQLGSSSTIDLPQVAVVGSQSSGKSSVLEALVGRDFLPRGSDICTRRPLVLQLVHFPRRQDAGEGMDEWGEFLHLPGKRFYDFSEIRREVQAETDREAGGNKGVSDKQIRLKIFSPNVLNITLVDLPGITKVPVGDQPSDIEARIRTMILSYIKHKTCIILAVSPANADLANSDALQMSRIADPDGSRTIGVITKLDIMDRGTDARNFLLGNVIPLRLGYVGVVNRSQQDINVNRSIKDALAFEENFFRNQPVYHGLSHCCGIPQLAKKLNQILVQHIKVVLPALKSRINTQLVAVAKEHAAYGDVAESKAGQGVKLLNILTKYCEAFSSMLEGKNEELSTAELSGGARIHYIFQSIFVKSLEEVDPCEDITDEDIRMAIQNATGPKSALFVPEVPFEVLVRRQIGRLLDPSLQCAKFIYDELIKMSHHCLASELQRFPVLRKCMDEVIGNFLREGLQPAETMITHIIEMEMDYINTSHPNFIGGSKAVEIAQQQVKSSRLSASMPRSKDGIDSNKPQASEKSLKSRAILARSGANGVVSDPLQVVRPSMDSEKPGSSGGTTGSIWGISSIFGSSEDRAPATESSLNKSYNTPSHSTEHSLSMIQLREPPIILKPSENQTEQEALEIAITKLLLKSYYDIVRKNIEDSVPKAIMHFLVNHMKRELHNVFIRKLYRENLFEDMLREPDDITAKRKRIRETLRVLQQAYRTLDEIPLEAETVEKGYTLDADGTGLPKFHGLPSSFYTTNDYSTSYAASPKNPRSRKSAHSGEQSSPWYSNADANGLGSYPTIDA